One window of Aspergillus oryzae RIB40 DNA, chromosome 3 genomic DNA carries:
- a CDS encoding uncharacterized protein (ankyrin repeat), with translation MKRYRPRVEDFTIGWICPLPLEYASAKSMLDELYDESEEHTTGRIYNHEIVITCLPAGQMGTNAAAAVTARMVSSFPSLKVSLLVGIAGGVPSHKADIRLGDVVIGQPEKSYGGVVQYDFGKTIIGGFQQRIGSLNAPSPTLLTAVSKFKSNLSASINNIQDYLDTVARVKRPHSVPDVLFEASYDHARGETCNACRKDMLVRRPQREDSNVRVHFGTIGSGNQLVKDGMTRDKISTKLGGVLCFEMEAAGVVNLLPCLVVRGISDYADSHKNKDFQYFAASTAAACARQILLYVPPPSRGVCAQSDTILDYHRQQRQTSAALQKMYLESLRFEQIDSRHRTIRMAHAKTCQWLLSCQEYKDWINPGLSGRHHGIFWIKGKPGTGKSTIMKFAFSKTPRQVKDTTIISFFFNARGNSLEKTVVGMYRSLLCQLLDKLPDLCTMFDLLPTNQLHSQTPTWDIETLKYLFSVAIEQLHGRSLMCFVDALDECDEDQVRDMLSFFEQLGEFAVDRQQRLLVCFSSRHYPHIAVNNATELVLEDQDGHQQDISNFVHSELRAGRSKQVEQIKEEVIARSSGVFLWVVLVVQTLNKEYDRGQVHALKRRMEQIPDGLHELLKDILIRGNHDMENTLLCLQWLLYTQRPLSSEELYFAILAGIESTAFLAEWTSANVNEEDVNRFILDSSKGLAELTKSKSPTVQFIHESVRDFLRDEGFAKLNVGSVSPGPSHETLKNCCLNYVKIGLSSVPLPGTLPPVKSSKAKRLVQKTSKLYPFLEYSVQYVLYHANAAAENGVTQMCFLQDFPLSSWIMKNNLFEKHEIRRYTPAAQRMYILAEKDYGMLLETEIKLHHYEDARTERYDSPLVAAIMHSSREAVRTLLTMEANTEDILNQRNSSSRPILSMALQRSDVEMIRILLDHGAIVDQEGATGRTSLSYAATSGNEAIVKLLLDSGANVDSKCPNGRTPLSYAAKSGHGGVVTLLLDRGADINSKCSYGRTPLSYSADSWRNEALAVLLDRGADLESRDVNNCTALSWAIRFSQYDVVEQLLNQGAEVESRGHHGSTPLCQAVRLQHPSAARSLIGKGANLESRDDDGRAALSYAVEYGRKATVILLLDSGADVNSRDNFGRTPLSYAAERLSGLGAVTIVELLLWQGAD, from the coding sequence ATGAAGCGATACCGGCCTCGCGTCGAAGATTTCACAATAGGATGGATCTGCCCCCTGCCACTTGAGTACGCCTCCGCAAAGTCGATGTTGGATGAACTCTATGACGAGTCGGAAGAACACACCACAGGTCGCATTTACAACCATGAAATCGTCATTACTTGCTTGCCCGCTGGACAGATGGGTACGAACGCTGCCGCGGCCGTTACTGCTCGGATGGTTTCAAGCTTTCCCTCGCTGAAGGTTAGCCTCCTCGTAGGCATCGCGGGCGGGGTTCCAAGCCATAAGGCGGATATTCGACTGGGTGACGTGGTTATTGGTCAGCCGGAGAAGAGCTACGGTGGAGTAGTCCAGTACGATTTTGGAAAAACAATAATAGGTGGTTTCCAGCAACGCATTGGCTCACTTAATGCACCATCTCCTACTTTGCTTACGGCCGTCTCAAAGTTTAAATCGAACCTGAGTGCTTCAATAAATAACATCCAGGATTATCTAGACACGGTTGCTCGAGTTAAGAGACCTCATTCCGTCCCCGATGTTCTCTTCGAGGCGTCATACGATCATGCTAGAGGGGAAACATGTAACGCCTGCCGTAAAGATATGCTAGTGCGAAGACCCCAGCGGGAAGATTCGAATGTCAGAGTTCACTTTGGAACTATAGGATCTGGGAACCAGCTAGTCAAGGATGGAATGACAAGGGACAAAATCAGCACCAAACTTGGAGGTGTTCTCTGTTTTGAAATGGAAGCCGCTGGCGTGGTGAATTTGCTTCCTTGTTTGGTCGTCAGGGGCATCAGCGACTATGCCGACTCGCACAAAAATAAGGATTTCCAATATTTCGCTGCTTCCACGGCCGCTGCATGCGCAAGGCAGATCTTATTATACGTCCCTCCACCATCAAGAGGAGTCTGCGCTCAGAGCGATACTATACTAGACTACCATAGACAACAGCGTCAGACATCAGCCGCGCTGCAGAAAATGTATCTGGAGTCACTGAGATTCGAGCAAATAGACAGCCGTCATCGAACCATTCGAATGGCGCACGCCAAAACATGTCAATGGTTACTTAGTTGCCAGGAGTATAAGGATTGGATTAACCCAGGATTATCCGGGCGACATCATGGGATTTTCTGGATTAAAGGGAAACCAGGCACTGGAAAATCAACAATCATGAAGTTCGCTTTCAGCAAGACACCTCGACAGGTGAAAGATACTACGatcatctccttcttttttaatGCCAGAGGGAATAGCTTAGAGAAAACAGTGGTGGGAATGTACCGCTCACTACTTTGCCAGCTTCTTGACAAGTTGCCCGATCTATGCACAATGTTTGATTTGCTGCCAACAAATCAATTACACAGTCAAACACCCACATGGGACATCGAAACACTGAAATATCTATTTAGCGTTGCCATTGAGCAGCTTCATGGACGCTCCCTGATGTGCTTTGTTGACGCGCTAGACGAGTGCGATGAGGATCAAGTGCGAGATATGCTGTCCTTCTTCGAGCAGTTAGGAGAATTCGCAGTAGATAGACAGCAGCGATTGCTCGTTTGTTTTTCGAGTCGCCATTATCCACATATTGCTGTGAACAATGCGACTGAgctggtgctggaggatCAAGACGGCCATCAGCAAGACATATCAAACTTTGTGCATTCCGAGCTCAGAGCCGGACGTAGCAAACAGGTTGAGCAAATCAAAGAGGAAGTCATCGCTCGTTCATCTGGCGTATTCCTTTGGGTTGTTCTCGTCGTACAGACACTCAATAAGGAGTATGACCGCGGCCAGGTACACGCgctgaaaagaagaatggaacagATCCCGGACGGATTGCATGAGCTTTTAAAGGACATATTAATACGTGGAAACCATGATATGGAGAACACACTGCTCTGTCTGCAATGGTTACTATATACACAACGGCCTCTATCTTCCGAGGAGCTCTATTTCGCTATCTTAGCTGGAATTGAGTCCACCGCCTTTCTTGCAGAATGGACGTCTGCAAAtgtcaacgaagaagatgtaaACAGATTTATCCTTGATTCTTCAAAGGGTCTTGCCGAACTGACCAAATCCAAAAGTCCCACCGTGCAGTTCATTCATGAATCAGTTAGGGATTTTCTCCGGGACGAGGGGTTTGCCAAACTGAACGTGGGAAGTGTATCGCCAGGTCCGAGTCACGAAACGCTCAAGAATTGTTGCTTGAATTACGTGAAGATCGGCCTCTCTTCGGTGCCGCTACCTGGCACATTGCCACCGGTTAAATCTTCTAAAGCTAAGCGACTCGTACAGAAGACGTCCAAACTATACCCATTTCTTGAATATTCTGTACAGTATGTGTTGTACCATGCAAATGCAGCAGCCGAGAATGGGGTTACGCAGATGTGTTTCCTGCAAGACTTTCCACTCAGCAGCTGGATTATGAAGAACAATTTATTTGAAAAGCATGAGATACGCCGCTACACTCCAGCTGCGCAGAGGATGTATATCCTGGCAGAGAAGGACTATGGGATGCTGCTCGAGACTGAAATCAAGTTGCATCACTATGAGGATGCAAGAACAGAGCGCTATGATTCTCCCCTGGTGGCTGCTATAATGCATAGCTCTAGGGAGGCAGTCAGAACGCTTCTCACTATGGAAGCAAACACGGAAGACATATTGAACCAGAGGAATTCAAGCAGTAGACCAATACTTTCAATGGCTTTGCAAAGGAGCGATGTTGAGATGATCAGGATATTGCTAGATCATGGTGCTATTGTTGATCAGGAAGGCGCAACTGGAAGAACGTCGCTCTCCTACGCAGCAACGTCCGGAAATGAAGCAATAGTAAAATTATTGCTTGATAGTGGTGCTAATGTGGACTCAAAATGTCCTAATGGTCGCACACCGCTTTCCTATGCTGCAAAATCTGGACATGGAGGTGTAGTAACATTACTGCTTGACAGAGGTGCTGATATAAACTCAAAATGTTCTTATGGTCGCACACCACTCTCTTATTCTGCAGACTCCTGGCGCAACGAAGCCCTAGCAGTACTGCTTGATAGGGGTGCTGACCTGGAGTCAAGGGACGTTAATAACTGCACAGCACTCTCCTGGGCCATAAGGTTCAGTCAATATGATGTGGTAGAACAACTACTTAACCAAGGAGCCGAGGTGGAGTCGAGAGGCCACCATGGTTCCACCCCACTCTGTCAAGCAGTTCGACTTCAGCATCCGTCGGCGGCCAGATCACTGATTGGCAAAGGTGCTAATCTAGAGTCAAGAGATGACGATGGTCGTGCGGCACTTTCTTATGCGGTTGAGTACGGACGTAAGGCGACAGTAATACTGCTTCTCGACAGCGGTGCTGATGTAAACTCAAGAGACAATTTTGGTCGGACGCCACTCTCCTACGCAGCAGAACGTTTGAGTGGCCTGGGGGCAGTGACAATAGTTGAACTGCTGCTTTGGCAGGGTGCCGATTAA
- a CDS encoding IQ calmodulin-binding motif protein (predicted protein): MANCIARAETEVFLGTNFWIHSDASTLVTNAFRELSKRAGERGTKVVVKMIYDRGDPRQAYENRLDVPEKKYTSEKVQLPPAEEVPNIDLQVVNYHRPIFGTFHAKFMVVDRRIALLQSSNVQDNDNLEMMVRLEGPIVDAFYDTALISWGKHFDTPFPMLSSPAAGAPIPSLSLMDVSHEEECQGLTLPEHTTLDQHYDLDLRDEARRVNGTLKPRPGESKTRPVTRHLNTTTQPNTTGDASDVDQDTPMTPYTISPPHEACPMALVNREPWGAPNHTSVYTPQNAAFLSAIQNAEHSIFIQTPNMNAEPLLEPLLEAVRRGVVVTCYLCLGYNDAGQLLPFQNGTNEMISNRLYSSLKKPDERSRLRIYNYVGKDQTKPIHNKFKRRSCHIKLMIIDGKVAIQGNGNLDTQSFYHSQEVNILIDSSIICHSWLETINRNQNTALYGAVSPEDGCWHDASTGVVPEGSIGVNPGRFSWAKGVVGAVQRVRGAGGF, encoded by the exons ATGGCCAATTGCATCGCCCGGGCTGAGACCGAAGTCTTTCTCGGGACAAACTTTTGGATCCATTCCGACGCTTCGACATTGGTGACCAACGCCTTCCGCGAGTTATCAAAACGAGCTGGTGAACGCGGTACAAAGGTAGTCGTGAAGATGATCTATGACCGTGGTGATCCTCGACAAGCATATGAGAATCGCTTGGATGTaccagaaaagaaatacaCAAGTGAGAAAGTTCAACTCCCTCCAGCTGAGGAAGTTCCCAACATCGATCTGCAGGTTGTCAATTACCACCGCCCTATATTCGGAACGTTCCATGCTAAGTTTATGGTTGTTGATCGAAGGATAGCCCTGCTGCAAAGCAGTAATGTCCAGGATAATGACAACCTGGAGATGATGGTTAGGCTTGAAGGGCCTATTGTGGACGCCTTTTATGACACCGCCCTGATCTCATGGGGAAAGCACTTCGATACGCCCTTTCCGATGTTGTCTTCTCCTGCCGCGGGCGCACCAATTCCCAGTCTTTCCCTCATGGACGTAAGCCACGAAGAGGAATGTCAGGGCTTGACCTTGCCCGAGCACACCACATTAGATCAGCACTATGACCTTGACCTTAGGGACGAAGCACGACGGGTCAACGGCACTCTCAAGCCTAGGCCTGGAGAGTCTAAAACTCGTCCGGTCACTCGCCACCTGA ACACAACTACCCAACCGAATACAACCGGTGACGCCTCAGACGTTGATCAAGATACCCCGATGACACCGTATACTATCTCGCCACCACATGAAGCATGTCCAATGGCCTTAGTAAACAGAGAGCCCTGGGGAG CCCCAAACCACACCAGCGTCTATACCCCTCAAAATGCCGCGTTTCTCTCGGCAATTCAAAATGCAGAACACTCAATCTTCATCCAGACCCCGAATATGAATGCAGAGCCTCTCCTTGAACCATTACTGGAAGCTGTCCGCCGCGGAGTCGTTGTCACATGCTACCTATGCCTGGGCTACAACGACGCTGGACaacttcttccctttcaaaATGGCACGAATGAGATGATTTCTAATCGATTATATAGTTCCCTCAAGAAACCGGATGAACGCTCACGGCTACGCATATATAATTATGTGGGTAAGGACCAAACAAAACCTATCCATAATAAATTCAAGCGTCGAAGCTGCCACATAAAGCTCATGATCATCGACGGCAAAGTGGCTATTCAAG GGAATGGGAACCTTGATACTCAATCGTTCTACCACAGCCAGGAAGTTAACATCCTGATTGACTCTTCGATCATCTGCCATTCATGGCTTGAGACGATCAATCGAAACCAGAACACAGCTCTTTACGGTGCAGTAAGCCCAGAAGATGGATGCTGGCATGACGCCTCTACTGGTGTGGTTCCTGAAGGATCTATTGGTGTCAACCCAGGACGTTTCAGCTGGGCCAAAGGGGTCGTTGGGGCTGTACAGCGAGTACGAGGAGCCGGCGGGTTTTAA
- a CDS encoding putative thiamine pyrophosphate enzyme (thiamine pyrophosphate-requiring enzymes [acetolactate synthase, pyruvate dehydrogenase (cytochrome), glyoxylate carboligase, phosphonopyruvate decarboxylase]) codes for MAIFAVLRFRHIIFDMIVTIKVYTASFAFFEALWEAGVTHVFANLGSDHPSILEAMVKGQKEKPDQFPKIITCPNEMVALSMADGYARLTGKPQCVIVHVDVGTQGLAAAVHNASCGRAPVLIFAGLSPFTIEGEMRGSRTEYIHWIQDVPDQKQIVSQYCRYSGEIRSGKNVKQMVNRALQFATSDPKGPVYLAGAREVMEEEIEPYKVNQNVWGAVAPSALPAEGVELIASELAAAKEPLVIVGYSGREARGVEELVKLADTFKGVRVLDTGGCDMCFPSDHPAWLGMRFGIHEAIKTADVILVADCDVPWIPTQCKPSDSAKIIHVDVDPLKQQMPVFYLPSMATFRAESATAFRQINEYVAANNSLKQTLNSEEQTSLGKRREEEYKKIRQGIADLAVVPSGGGNTDLNVSYLISQVRETCPADTIWAIESVTLTTFVADHIAATLPKSWINCGGGGLGWSGGGALGIKLATDHENGGKNKGKFVCQIVGDGTYLFSVPGSVYWISRRYNIPILTIVLNNKGWNAPRRSMLLVHPEGDGSRATNEDLNISFAPTPDYPGIAKAAAGGELWAGTATTVSDLARMLPEAIKAVQNGTTAVLEAQLDGTVGKHVSKN; via the exons ATGGCCATCTTCGCCGTCCTCAGATTTCGACACATCATCTTTGACATGATAGTCACTATAAA GGTCTATACAGcgtcttttgctttcttcgaGGCTCTATGGGAG GCTGGTGTCACCCATGTCTTTGCCAATCTAGGGTCCGATCATCCCTCCATATTGGAGGCCATGGTCAAGGgccagaaagagaagcctGATCAATTCCCCAAAATCATAACCTGTCCCAACGAG ATGGTAGCACTTTCCATGGCCGATGGCTACGCTCGACTGACCGGCAAACCGCAATGCGTCATTGTTCATGTCGATGTCGGTACACAAGGATTAGCAGCAGCCGTACATAATGCCTCCTGTGGACGCGCACCCGTTTTGATCTTTGCTGGCCTCTCCCCCTTCACTATCGAAGGGGAGATGCGCGGCTCTCGCACAGAATACATTCACTGGATTCAAGATGTCCCCGATCAGAAGCAGATTGTTTCTCAATACTGTCGCTATTCTGGTGAGATTCGTTCCGGGAAGAATGTCAAACAAATGGTCAATCGCGCCCTCCAATTTGCGACGAGTGATCCCAAGGGTCCGGTATACTTGGCCGGTGCTCGTGAAGtaatggaagaggagatcgaacCATACAAGGTCAATCAAAATGTCTGGGGTGCTGTCGCACCGTCCGCATTGCCGGCTGAGGGGGTTGAGCTGATCGCATCGGAACTCGCTGCTGCCAAGGAACCGCTAGTGATTGTAGGTTATTCAGGTCGTGAGGCCAGGGGAGTGGAAGAACTAGTTAAACTGGCAGACACGTTCAAAGGAGTCCGAGTACTGGACACTGGCGGATGTGACATGTGCTTCCCTAGTGACCACCCAGCGTGGCTAGGAATGCGATTTGGTATCCACGAGGCCATTAAAACAGCAGATGTCATCCTTGTGGCCGACTGCGATGTGCCATGGATTCCGACACAGTGCAAACCATCTGATTCCGCCAAGATCATACATGTAGATGTTGATCCACTCAAACAGCAAATGCCGGTCTTTTATCTTCCTTCCATGGCTACGTTTCGTGCAGAATCGGCAACGGCATTTAGACAGATCAATGAGTACGTCGCCGCTAATAACTCACTAAAACAGACGCTTAACTCTGAAGAACAAACATCTCTTGGTAAGCGTCGTGAGGAAGAATACAAGAAGATCCGCCAAGGAATCGCAGACCTTGCTGTTGTACCATCGGGAGGTGGTAACACCGATCTTAACGTGTCCTATCTGATCAGCCAGGTCCGGGAGACTTGTCCGGCAGACACTATCTGGGCTATCGAGTCCGTAACTCTGACTACATTTGTAGCTGATCATATCGCTGCCACCTTGCCCAAGTCATGGATCAACTGTGGCGGTGGCGGACTTGGTTGGTCCGGCGGAGGTGCACTCGGTATCAAGTTGGCCACTGATCATGAAAATGGCGGTAAGAACAAGGGTAAATTTGTCTGCCAGATCGTGGGTGATGGCACGTACCTCTTCTCCGTGCCGGGTTCCGTCTACTGGATCTCGAGGCGGTATAACATCCCTATTCTTACTATCGTCCTGAACAACAAGGGCTGGAACGCTCCTAGGCGGAGTATGCTTCTCGTTCATCCCGAAGGTGACGGTTCGCGCGCGACAAACGAGGACCTCAACATCTCATTCGCTCCTACCCCTGACTACCCAGGCATTGCGAAGGCTGCTGCGGGAGGAGAGCTTTGGGCTGGGACCGCAACTACTGTTTCAGACCTTGCCAGGATGCTGCCCGAGGCTATCAAAGCGGTTCAAAATGGAACCACCGCTGTCTTGGAGGCTCAGTTAGACGGAACAGTTGGCAAGCATGTCAGCAAGAACTGA
- a CDS encoding alpha/beta hydrolase family protein (predicted hydrolases or acyltransferases (alpha/beta hydrolase superfamily)): MLIDHFFKSNACFSYETLRAAGYSNYGGADLGEVIAITSKIRAGNEDDWLVEWKKAADRAFTSAEQSASVNNTVSAHEGYLRASNYYRTAEFFCRDDYDNDETAQLVYERSETAFEEAMKLSVYRYEPIKIPYQGTTLPGYFVSPTGTGSPRRTIIFNGGYDSTSSEAWFAIGAAALARGYNFLAFDGPGQGAAVRRQHLYFRPDWENVLTPVVDFALTRKEVDPNAIAIFGWSMGGYLVARGATQEHRAQAIILDDGVYDFGSAFRANQPSFVQRLVQNEYDGLSNFIFGCAQSLDTGVRWALRNGKWTFGVASEAELMRTVNLYTLEGLAQKIVSACLVLDAENDHFLKGQPELLCNHLKCEYEFVSLGADEGGDTHCHQGAFFRLHQVIFDFLARRLA; this comes from the coding sequence ATGCTTATCGATCATTTTTTCAAGTCCAACGCGTGTTTCAGTTATGAAACCCTGCGCGCCGCAGGGTACAGTAATTATGGTGGAGCAGACCTCGGAGAAGTGATAGCGATCACCTCCAAAATTCGAGCGGGAAACGAGGATGACTGGCTAGTCGAATGGAAAAAAGCAGCCGACCGAGCATTCACTAGTGCAGAGCAATCAGCATCAGTCAACAACACAGTCAGTGCCCACGAGGGATACCTGCGGGCCTCGAATTACTATAGGACCGCTGAGTTCTTCTGTCGCGATGACTATGACAACGACGAAACGGCACAGCTCGTGTATGAACGATCAGAGACCGCATTTGAGGAGGCGATGAAGCTCTCTGTATATAGGTACGAACCTATCAAGATTCCCTACCAAGGGACAACACTCCCTGGATACTTTGTCAGCCCGACTGGCACGGGCAGTCCACGACGCACTATTATCTTCAACGGTGGCTATGACTCAACTTCGAGCGAAGCCTGGTTTGCGATTGGAGCTGCAGCTCTAGCACGAGGATACAATTTTCTCGCCTTCGATGGGCCCGGCCAAGGTGCAGCTGTACGACGACAGCACCTCTACTTCCGTCCCGACTGGGAGAACGTGCTAACCCCCGTGGTTGACTTCGCCTTAACTCGAAAGGAAGTCGACCCCAATGCTATAGCCATCTTCGGCTGGAGCATGGGCGGATACCTGGTGGCACGAGGAGCCACGCAGGAGCATCGAGCACAGGCCATTATCCTGGACGATGGAGTGTACGATTTCGGGTCTGCTTTTCGGGCCAACCAGCCATCCTTTGTGCAAAGACTAGTTCAAAACGAATATGATGGACTGTccaattttatttttggctGTGCACAGTCTCTAGACACGGGTGTTCGGTGGGCCCTGCGCAACGGTAAATGGACTTTCGGGGTGGCATCAGAGGCGGAACTGATGCGCACGGTCAATCTGTATACCTTGGAAGGCCTAGCTCAGAAAATTGTGAGCGCTTGTCTGGTTCTTGACGCAGAAAATGATCACTTCCTAAAAGGTCAGCCGGAGTTGCTTTGCAATCATTTAAAGTGTGAGTACGAGTTCGTCAGTCTAGGAGCTGACGAAGGTGGCGACACGCATTGCCATCAAGgtgccttcttcaggttACATCAAGttatctttgattttctggCAAGGCGTCTGGCCTGA